The genomic interval gaaagaaacagctCTGCAGACACAACAACGACGAAACACAATCAGTGtccacagaaaacatcacagaatCATAATTACATGCTTAATTATGCCCCACCCCTTCCATCACTTGCcaacagctgattggctgattatGGAGTTTTGGTGAAAATCTCAATTTCAAATATCTATCGGTCTGCCTCACCGTCCACTTTGTCCAAACTCGACCGCCTGTACCATCCAGCCCTGAGGTACAGGTAAGTCACTAATTCTAGCTTCAGGGTACCAAGTACAGCTTGGTGGGACAGACGTCCCTCATGTCTCACAGGCTACAACACCGGCCATCGTAAAGCGTCCTGATCCTAGGTTGCACTGAGAGCTTCAGTTAAACTGTCTATCAGATCAGAGGCTGCCAGAGCAGGTCTACTGGACTTTACTGCCTGAGTGTGTTTGATCCCTGGAGGCTGACTGGTTGGTCAAACTGGGAGGGCGTGGCTAAAGTAAGTCCTCATCCACCTTTTCACCTTTGAACCGAACGttcttctttctgctcctctaACGGCCACAACACATTTCAGCtcagctgctttcagtgctGACACTTCAGTCAACACTTCCAGCTCAATTTAACAGACCTACAGTGACGTTTCAGCTCCTTTCAGCATTTTCACATGAACTTCTTTCAGTATTTGTATTCGACTGACGCTTCAACGACTGCAGtcagttttcttcatttctaATCGACTCTGGCTCCAGAGAAATGAATTATTTATGAAGAAGAGGGTTCGTTTCACAAAGTAACCGCCGAAGAGCGGAAACAGAATCTGCATCTCACAGAAATGTAACATTATCAAAGGATTGAGTATTTACATATcgtgaaataataaaatgatgtCATAGCATGAAAATAATTAGAAAGTTCACCCAAAGACAGAAATCAACAAGGCAACATGGCCGCCACCTCAGAGAGACTAAAGACGGCTAAAGGTGATTCTTACATCACAGTGAGGATGATCCACACCTCAGGAGCAGAGActgtgaagaagaggaggaagaagaagaagaagaagaagaagaagaagaagaactatcaaacaaaaacaaaactgagagACCTTCAGACATCCTCTGAAAACTTCTTGAACTCTTAAGCTAATTTCTGTCTCATCGTGGAGGAAGTGAactcttcctgctctgtgaaccagctgctgtcaggtgaGTTTACCTGGAGGTTCGGTAGCTGTCAGCGTCGGTGTGACGGCAGGTGAGCTTTTGTCTCCACACAGCGAGTCAGCAAACGTGGAACATTTCACCAGAGTGTCctgatcagcagctgcaggacaggaATCAAACAATCAATCAGTCGAGACTCAAACTGGAGGGTTGAACCAATAAATCCTCATTCAGATGAAACCAAACCCGACTACAAAGCAAGAATGGATCAATAAGAAAGTACATCAATAAATGAGAGGAAGTATGAACACTGGCTTTGAAGTTTAACATCCTGTTTTAAAAGAATAATAATGAGTCAAACGTGATCTGATATTTTGTCAGTTTAAGAAAAGTCGTCTGTCATAAGAGAAAGTTTCAGTCAaaatttcttcagctgctgatttTAATACATGAACGAAACGATCAATATTATTTCACTATTGATTAAATCAGCTGAATACAACTTCTTCacaaataagacagaaaaacagtaaatccTCAAAACAAGCAGCTGAGCTGTTTTTACTGAAAAATGACTCACATGATTAATCGATTAAACTAATcctgctgattcattttctgtcgaTCGATCGATTCATTGATCCCTCAGTGGTGCAGCTCTGAGGAAAGCACAAGAGCTTTTCATGTCTTCCTGTGAAACGTTTTATTCTGAAGAAGCAGAGCTTTGTTTCtaaacactgatgatgatgatgattcacaGGAAGTCTGTTTCATCATGGAGTTCTGAACAgagagctctgattggtggCGCGGTTCATctctgagccaatcacagacagAGGTTAGGACTCTGTGACTGCCTAATGTGACAGTGACCAACAGTCCAGGAGACGCTTCGTTGCTCTGTGTGGGATTTATTTACGAGTGAAGCAGAAGTCGACTCGTCGTGGTGACAGAAAACTAAGCAGAGCAGAaatctcagcagcagctgaaacttCCTTCACGAAATGGAAATATTTGAGCTTCGGTGTCAGTCAGACTCGTTCTGACGCTCTGGTAACAAAGAGTTCTACTTCACCAGGGCAGGTGTGGAGGCAGGTGTGTTTACCTGAGCAGTCGGTGCACAGTTGACACTGGACTCCTTCGGTCTTCACCTCGTTATTGGTCGTTATTACAGAACAGCTCTTCTTCACAAAGTAACCTGCGGATtagagacaggaagtcagagacaAACCGCAAGTTTTCATGAAGGATCATCTGGACCGTCGTTGGTCAGTTACCTTCTCGACATGTTGGACACCTGGGCTTCGGCAGGAGTTGTGCAGTgacggggtcaaaggtcatcttcAGTAGCAGCCATGCGATACTCACCTGGAAACAAACAGCGACAAACACCtgaatcagctgtttcttcttcttcgacTTCCTTaattctctgtctttttatctCAGCTGACAGTCCAGCATTCTGGTCCTGTTATGCTTAAAGCACACTGCCTACATGGATCTACCTGAGCCCACCTGAGCCTACCTGAGCCTACCAGAACCTCAGAAGTGAAGGGAAGTATTTCCAAGTGCAGTAttcactctcgctctctctgaccGAGGACAAACAAACGTCAGTGCCGGTCACTGAAGTGTAGAAGGAGACGCCTGGCAGCAGCCGTCCGTGTGGACACCACACGTGAGACCTGCAGTAGTTCAGGTAAAGGTAGGCGGTGTGTCCCAGGTGTTCATCTCAGTCTgatctgcagctttaaaactgttttttatgtCTCCTAGCAACAGCAAACCCTGCACTGACGCATTACCTGCATACCAGAGGAAGCCCcgccccttcacacacacacaaacacacctgtttgcAACCGAACACACCAGACCACGTGCTGCATCCAGGTGTCTCAGACTGGGTCTAGACTAAAAACCACTGAACTCAGACCAGACCAGATCAACAGGGAGACTCCAACAAAACCTTTAAAACCAGGTTTGAATGTGAAATCTTTATTCCTTTtgtaacaacaaacaaaagcaactgaCTCAAAACCACAGAGGCACAAAACCACCTGAAAGAGATTCAAAACCACCTGAAAGAGATTTAAAACCACCTGAAAGTGATTCAAAACCACCACAGATGATGTCAGCGTTCTGTAGACCTGCTCATGCAGTCCAAGTGTAAAGCAGCAGGCAGTGACGGTGAATTCACTTCTGAAACAAACTAAAGGAAACACTCACCTGCAGTCCGTCCATGATGTCGTTGGCACAAAGAACTGACATGAGGAGGTTTTTATCAGCACGAGCCGCTCCCACCTccacagaggggaggagggtaGAGGAGGCCGAtccctgtctcctccctcctctctctctgtttggtCCTGCCCTCTGACGGCATCTGAACCGACATCAAACACACCTTTTTACAATCAGCCTTTAAAGTGGTGTCAGGATCAGGTTCAGGTACGTGGACCGGGTGTCAGGATCAGGTCCAGGTACGTGGACCGGGTGTCAGGATCAGGTCCAGGTACGTGGACCGGGTGTCAGGATCAGGTCCAGGTACGTGGACCGGGTGTCAGGATCTGGAGTTCATTTTTCATAAATCCAAATCCAAAGAAATCAGATTATCTATATCGTATCAAATATTATCTAATTGATAACTTCTATCAAcattgtcttctgttttcaggTGGTTGTTGTGCGTTTCCATGGTTACAGTGTGAAGAGCAGAAAGACTTCATGACGCATGTTTGAAAGAACgtaaacaaacagactgaaaccACCGAGAAGGCTCAGCATTCACAATCCTCATGAAACAGTCCTCTTCAGCTCAGCCCTGAACAAAGTCTGGCAGCTGTTCCAGGTGTAGTTTCTACCTGAACAAAGTCTGGCTGATTCGTCTCTCAGTCCTTCCTCTTCTTGGCCAGCAGAAACTCTCCgtcgcctcctctctcctacTTGCTCGACCACTAGCTTCTGTCTCTAGTTCCCACATCACATTACAGGATAAGTGACATGACccataaacaacaataacatatGATAACATTAAACAACGTGAGTTTTACTCCAATAAGCCAACAGGTAATCAACAAACACGTTCACTCTGAGCAAAATGAATTCTGAGCAAAGGGAAAAGAAAACTGGTGTTAGTAAATAAAACCAGTACTAATTATCTTTAAGGCTGATTAAATTAGCTGGTATGTGTATGATCATGTACATTTGAACACATGACAGTATGTGGACATAAAAATAATCTTTATATGATAAGAATAGAAAGATTCTGTCAGCTGAATGATGATCTGATCTCACGcctgcagaaaaatgaaaactgtgaaaatgaaacaaaaattaaaatgaatcagaaaaaaaaagaatctcaTTGTGCTTTTTGCACAAACATCCAGATCAGAAATGAAACTCGGTTTTCTGTCTTAAAGCAGTTTAGTCAGTTTATTGAGGATTCTGCAGCAGCGATCACAGAAACTCTCGTTGTCTTTAGTCTTTTTGTTATTCTTAACCCGTTACAGTCGTCTTCACTCTCaaaaagtctgtctgtgttaCAAAGACACATGGACGTGTCCGGGTGTCTCTTGGTGTCTGGACATAAATAATTCGTGTCCCACATTGACATAAAAAGTCTTTCCATTGACAGAAATCATGACTTGGTTCAGTTTCATGTAAGAGGATTCACTCTTCCTCCTGTGTCTCCTGCACTGCTCGTTCAACTGCGGTGTCGGCTCGACAGGGTGGACGTTTAAGTACCTGTTAATCAGACAATCACCAGGTTTGTCTCAGGTGTTACCTGTGTCGGGGTCAGGGTTCAGCAGCCCCAGGTTGTCCCAGTCCCTCCCCAGCAGGTGGTACAAGTCGGTGGTCTTCTCACAGTCTCCGTCCTGCAGACTCTCTCCGATGGCAATCTCACAAACGGTTTTCAGCGTTGTCTTCAAGGACCCTTTGATAATGGACtcaaccccacacacacacacacacacacacacacacacacacacatagctgaTATCAAGGATATTGAATGAATACTCAAATGGCGTTCCATAAAATTACCGCTACCACAGCTACTACCACAGCATTCAGAGAAAAGTACTTCTGTCATGACCAGTAGGACCAGCCGGAGCAGGACGTCCTATCAGAGCTCAGGTTTGCTCACTGTGGTCTGAACGTTGGCCTCCATTGAACAGaatggaaacagagagaaacctgagagacagacacttAAAGCTACACTGCAGAGGAGTCATGTGGTACCAGGTACTACAGAAATGATTCAGAGGAGTTCAGATGGTTCCAATACACAGTAATCAATAAGAGAATTGAATGTAAGCAGTGATTGTTCCCATTCACATTTCAATCCAGAGGGTGGCGGTAATGTGCATAAAACTgccatgaagaagaagaagaagaagaagaagaagaagaagaagcagcagaagcagcagcagaagaagaagaagaagaagaagaacaagaagaagaagaagaagaagaagaagaagaagaaagcagcggaaaacagaagaagagtttGTGCCGTTAGCTGGTGAGGACTGTGTCGGgtctttacattttctgtctcagtctgtttgCTAGCTAGCACCTGCATGGTTTAGCTTCCCTTCTCTTCAGTAGCACTGGAGTAACGTTAAGATAGCTACATGCTAGCTCCTAAAATGCCAACAGCCATGATACTGCGGTTAGCTTCTCTCCCGCTAGCTGTTAACATTTGGCCTGAAGGTAAATACGCTTCCATTATCGGACACACCCTTGTCTGCCGGCCTCTTGTCCGCTGTCGGAACTCCAGATACAGTCTagtcagtctgaacacacataaaaatcCACGATCCCGATGCGGGCTGCCTCCGTCCGAGTACAATAGCTGAGATTACGTGGAGGAAGAAGCGCCAAACTTCATTCTGGAAATCTCTTATTTAGTGTTTCGCTTACCATTACGTCCGCAGCCTGGCAGAAGACTTGGTGGTAATATTGTGCTTCTTTTAGTTAATTCGGCACACATACGGCTGTCAGTGGTGCGTGGTCATTACCTCCGCTCGCTTCAATCAAGGCTGCGTTAAATAGAAGGAGTTTGCGGGAATGAGACTCAGCACTTTAAAAAGTTCGTCCCCAAAAGGGCTGTTTATGAATGTGGCTCACGTCGAACTGAACTGTACCAACTTAATATTTATGAAACGTCCCGAGAAGTGGAGAAACTTTAAACTGCCAGGTATTTGAATGGAGTCTGGAGCGGCGTTCTCCGTCCAGGCTCATTGGTCGGTCTTAGCCTCGTTTGATCTGTGATCTGACGCAGTTTGATGAAAACGTTCATGTGCTGTTGTTCCGCTGAGGATTGTTATCCACATGTATTTCCTGTCATGTTTTTACTCTAAATAATCGTAATCAGATGTGTATACCTGAGGTTAGACCTACTGCTGCGTCAGGTTGGACCACTGGGAGTCCTTTTTAAATCCCTCATAACagattaaaacaataaaaatgtctcCCCTGAAGTCACACCTGCCTGCAACATGTTGATgcttacctgtgtgtgtgcttaatcATCAGACTGCTGTTACCATGGAGACCGCTGTTACCACGGAGGACCACTCTGAGGTTGCCATGggggacaaaacagaggtccAGGCCTCAGACCAAACCTCCTCTCCTAATGGAGAACTAATGAAGCCGGTTGGCCGTCGTCCCCGCCGCCGAGCTACCGCGACCTTAAGTAGGCGAGGTCAGAGAGGGAAGAGGCGGGGTCCTGCAGAGAAGAGGCGGGGTCCTGGTGAGAAGAAGCGTGGCCAAAAGGAAAGGAGGCGTgggcaggaggagaagaaggagggcGTGACAGTGAAGAGGACGTGGAGTGACGGGAAGAGGCGGTGGGATAAAAAACATTACTGCGTGTTTTGTCGGCGGCCGCAGGTGAAGATCGCTCGTCATCTGCTGAGGAAGCACGCCGACCAACAGGAAGTGGCAGCCGCCAGCACATTGCCAACAGGCTCCAAACAACggcacctgctgctggagcatcTGCGGTGCAGGGGCAACTACCTACACAACATCGAGGTTGGTTTAGCTGTTTATTCACCTAGCTAGTCTGTTTACCTGTCTACCTGCAGGGGAAACTACCTGCACAACACTGAGGTTCATTTTCCTCACTACCTGTCTAGTTCTTGTattttcttgtctgtctgtttacctgAGGAGGAAACTACCAGCACAGTACTGAGATTATTTACCTGACTGTTGGTCTGTCTGTTAACCTTTCTGTTTCCCACAGAGGAAACTGCCTGCATGACACTGAGGTACGATGCCAGTGTACCTGACTACCTGTGTCAccctctctccacctgtctgtccctcaggtGATCAGACAGGGCAGCGGTGAGATAGTGCCGTGGCGTCAGCCCTCACAGGAAGTCGATGCAAGGAACTACCTTCCCTGCCCGCTGTGCCTTGGTTTCTTCCTTCGTGCTGATCTCTGGAAACATCAGGCCTCCTGTCGGAAGAAGATTACCTCTGACTCCTCTAAGGACTTCGCCTCTACAGCAGAAAAGACCTGTGACTCCGTGAAGGACACGACCTCTGACTCCACAGGTAATTCAGCCTGTGATCCAGCAGACAACAGGACCTCCAAGTTCACAGAGGACACGCCGTCTCACCCCTCAGGAGACATGACCCCAACAGACCAGACCGGGACCAAACGAcccatgacctctgaccctaaTGTGGATCAgaacatgacctctgaccctggcGTGGACCGGCCCAGGAAGCGCAGCAGGGTCCAGGCTGCAGCGTCCCGCCTCCTTCCCATCTCCAGCGGAGCGTCtgagagctgcagtgaagtcTTACATCGTATGAACCAGGACCATGTCTCACACCAGGTCTGTACACCTGTCAACCTGTCcatctgactgtctgtctctctactggtttcttttaaccctgctcttcctctttctgtccaggtcaaatctgattggttgatctGTAAGTATGGAAACAAGCTGATGGGAAACCAAGATGGCAGCCAGCGGAGGTACGACTATGTCAGTCAGAAGCTGAGGGAGCTCGGCAGGTTGCTCCTGGCTGCTAAATCACTGGACTTGGGTGTTCAGACCCTCCAAGACCTTCTGGCTCCAGGCCGCCTCAGCCTGGTGCTGGCCTCTGCCAGAAAGGCATCCGGATATCGGTGGAGCCGCCCTCCTCTGGCGGTGAAGACGACGCTGAAAACCGTTTGTGAGATTGCCATCGGAGAGAGTCTGCAGGATGGAGACTGGGAGGCTGCGGCCAAGACCACCGATTTCTACCACCTACTGGGGAGGGACTGGGACAACCTGGGGCTGCTGAACCCTGACCCCGACACAGGTAACACCTGAGTCAAACCTGGTAACAGGTACTTAGTTGAATTTTGTTCCGATAGAAAGAGAAAGGACCAGAGTTTGACCATTTCTGTGACTCTGGTCTTTGATGGGGCTTTAGGTTTTGCTTTGCCATCAGGAGCCAGTAGAAGAATTTCATTACTGATTCAGATGTTAAACATGGTTAACCCACCAAACTGCCATGTTTTTTTCAAGTCACTCCAGTAGGAGGAGCTAAGCTGAAGAAACGATGTGTCCAGTCAAGAAGTGAGAAGGGATGTAAAGAACCAGGTCAAGAGCAGTCTGACACAAGACCAGAGGGTGAGTCCTGATCCTtacctctgacccctgacccccaACAATGACCCCTGACCTAAATCTGACCTATGGTCTGTCATCACGATCTACCACTAATCTAGACCTCTAATGCCCTTCATCCCCCCTAACTGCTCATCATGGACCACGTGACCCCTGATTTCAAACCTGACTTTGAAACCTTTGTTACCACAAAGGCCGTATTACAGAACTCCTTATCTTAAATCTCATGGAGATGCACCAGTCCGACACTGGTGCTGGATATCAGTCAGATCCTGACCCAGACCCTATAGACCGATCTACTTAAACCAATTCTATGTCTACATCTGTGTTAATGTGCTGtgttcatcagcagctgctATTACTATTCTACTGAAATACAGCTGGAGTGAAGAAATGTTCCAGCCACCAGACTGATGGTTCAAAGTGTCAGTcagcacagaaataaaacatcagccACCGGTTCTGAGTCATTACACTGACAGAAAGGATCGTTTACATCATGGACACTGTTCATACCTGCTgtgacttttttcctcttttttaaatttcattaaCAGCACAGAAATTTTCAGTCAGGAACTGAAACATGACAAGCGCAGGGAGCTTGAGTTTAATGTAAATAGTGTGTTTCTTAACGTTCTGTCACCACCACAGAAGCACCATAATAAGGCCGTCTGACACTCACTGACTGTGGCGAGTTATCGCTTTGATTGACGGGTTACAGCCTAATAATGAGTGTCAGTATTGATTGTAAGCTGATAGCTCAGCGTCCTCGTTGCTCTTATTTTAGCTTCTCTTTTCTGAGTAACATGATTATTTATTCACCCAGAAACCGCTGATATTTCCCAGTATAATGTGTCTAAGGTGTAGTTACAGATTTAGGATTTGGTTCATTTCAGAGACATGGTCAAAATACAgtaattaaagattaaaaagattaaaagcctttattgtcattatacgtggtgtacaacgagatttaagacaactctggtggtgctgtactagaaaaaagaataaatagcaaataGTAAATAGTATAGTGCAGTAATAGTGCAGTAGATAGTAATagtaaagataagataaaaatggCATATGACACAATGATAAAAAAGTcgtttaacagtatgataagaggcatttaacagtatgataaaggGCATTTATCAGTATGATAAATTTAACAGTATGGTCATATTTGCAGGAGCAAAAAgaagtttcagcagcagtgggatATATTGCACAGTGGGATATATTGCACATATTGGGTttattgcacatattgcacGGTGAACATCATCTACCTAGTGAGTACTGAGTTCAGTACTCTGATTGCACTGGGGTAGAAGGTGTTAAGGAGTCTGGAGGTGTGAGCCCTGACTGATCTGTATCTCTTTCCTGAGGGAAGCAAGGAGAGCAGTCTGTGTCCGGGGTGTGAACTGTCACGGGTGATGTTTGTGGCCCTGCACAGACACCTGGTGTTGTAGATGTCTGCCAGAGAGGGCAGCTGGACTCCAATGGTGCCCTGTGCTGACTTCCTGACTCTTTCCAGAGCCTTCCTGTCAGCCTGGGAGCAGCTTCTGAACCACACCAGGATGTTGTGGGTGAGGATGCTCTCCACAGAACACCTGTAgaaggacagcagcaggtcCTTGGAAACGTTGACTTTTCTCAGTGACCTTAAAAAGTACAGACGCTGCTGTGCCTTTTTCACAAGGACGTTGGTGTTGGTGCCCCATGTCAGGTCCTTTGAGATGTGCGTTCCCAGGAACCTGAAGTCATTGACCTGCTCCACCTGGTCCCCTCcgatgagaagaggagggggatcctctctcttcctcctgaagTCCAGCACTAACTCCTTGGTTTTTGAGGAGTTAAGTGCCAGGTTGTTGAGggaataatatataataataataataatacataataatataaCCATAGTTGTAGCCACACAACATCAGACAAGTTTGATGTTACAGTTtgccattaaaacacattttattggGGGGTCCACTCAAATGACCATCCTGTGGGTCCCGACTCACTACATTAAAGATCTACATGCACTACATTTTGGCAACAATGCTCCAGTAACTGACTTTATCTGTATCTATTTGTTGCTGCATTTCAAAGTCTAAGATAGgatttttcccagtttggtATTAAAGAAGGAAATCATAACTAACTGTGGAAATCCTCGACACTCAATCCAACATCACTTATCAACTTTTATTTCTGTTACCTTGTACCCGACGCTCCTTTCTTCATCTTGCTGAGCTCAAAATCTGTGTAACTGCTGGTTTTTGTCATTGAAACATATAAGAATGGAgcaaaaaaacccaacaaaaacAGGCACTTACTTCAAGACAGAAGAGCTGGAGGTGTTGAGACTGCAGGATCAGGATCATGGCCTGGGATGGACTGTATCTACCGGGGAGTGTTTTGTCCATAGACTGTATCAAACATGGCCGGCGTCTCCATGATGTCACCCTCAGGTTTCTGAAGAGTCACTGTGAAGGTCAGTGACTCTGGCCATCACCATCCTGGCAGCACCTGACTCCATCAGACTCCCAGCTGATCTAAAAATGGACAGAGGTGGAGTGAGGGTGGGGCTGAGGCTGAATGAAACCCGCCTGCTGAACTGTCACTCAGAGTGACCAAATCCAtgattatgcataactttaaacCTTAATATCATTGAAACCAGTGAGTTATGTAAATATATTAATTCCTGTATGTACAAGTTTGGAATCTTCTTTGATTTGGTCCCTGTAAAACTCGAGACTCTAATCCCTTATGTGTTTTATGCACAGAATGTTCACTAGATGGTGCTGTTTGACCTTGTTTGTCTCTACCTGTCTTCAGTTCTGTCACAGGACAGTAACCGACGGATGACCACAATCCCACCAGAGGCCAGACTGCAGACTCCTATTACAGGTGTGTTGTCCTGGTTTTAGCTGACCATAAATTAATTTCTGATATATGTTTTGAGGAGATTTGCATTGTCTCATCACctttctgcctgtctttcaGTCCCTGCAGCTCCTAGGAAGGTCCGACGTCGCACATGGTCTTCTGCAGAGAAGGAGGCAGTTTGGAGACAGTTGGGAGTCCACGTGTTAGTGCAGTCAGTGCCAGGGAAGGACGTCTGCCAGCGATGTCTGGACTTGGAGCCTGTCCTCAGAGGGCGGCAC from Chaetodon auriga isolate fChaAug3 chromosome 24, fChaAug3.hap1, whole genome shotgun sequence carries:
- the LOC143317287 gene encoding uncharacterized protein LOC143317287 — protein: MDKTLPGRYSPSQAMILILQSQHLQLFCLEVSIAWLLLKMTFDPVTAQLLPKPRCPTCREGYFVKKSCSVITTNNEVKTEGVQCQLCTDCSAADQDTLVKCSTFADSLCGDKSSPAVTPTLTATEPPELFLSSCFCCSVCFSSCWSAGTADAPSREVTSSKVRIPCD
- the LOC143317276 gene encoding uncharacterized protein LOC143317276; this translates as METAVTTEDHSEVAMGDKTEVQASDQTSSPNGELMKPVGRRPRRRATATLSRRGQRGKRRGPAEKRRGPGEKKRGQKERRRGQEEKKEGVTVKRTWSDGKRRWDKKHYCVFCRRPQVKIARHLLRKHADQQEVAAASTLPTGSKQRHLLLEHLRCRGNYLHNIEVIRQGSGEIVPWRQPSQEVDARNYLPCPLCLGFFLRADLWKHQASCRKKITSDSSKDFASTAEKTCDSVKDTTSDSTGNSACDPADNRTSKFTEDTPSHPSGDMTPTDQTGTKRPMTSDPNVDQNMTSDPGVDRPRKRSRVQAAASRLLPISSGASESCSEVLHRMNQDHVSHQVKSDWLICKYGNKLMGNQDGSQRRYDYVSQKLRELGRLLLAAKSLDLGVQTLQDLLAPGRLSLVLASARKASGYRWSRPPLAVKTTLKTVCEIAIGESLQDGDWEAAAKTTDFYHLLGRDWDNLGLLNPDPDTVTPVGGAKLKKRCVQSRSEKGCKEPGQEQSDTRPEVLSQDSNRRMTTIPPEARLQTPITVPAAPRKVRRRTWSSAEKEAVWRQLGVHVLVQSVPGKDVCQRCLDLEPVLRGRHWKDVKNQVHNQIQSQKKQQFHAQMDLQENQEQDQIQNQKKQQYHAQMNQPDQNNIQNKKKQQYHIQMDHQDQDNIQHNKKQQYHTHLDHQDHIQTHKKQLCHARLDHQDHTQMHKKQLYQMDEQTQELQTALERETSILTGTLYGPDGSHRAPGQSLLERDPTISPYPLPNRTLGPHMDQLLSRTEWTDESLAQHYSISRPLDRNLLPDASPGGPPNNPHSGHVHF